One Methanothermobacter tenebrarum DNA segment encodes these proteins:
- a CDS encoding MATE family efflux transporter, which translates to MNEKSKSTAGVDLITGDPKKAILKLSSHLVVAMLLTSTYNLIDAIWVSGLGGSALAAIGFVTPLYMVLVGLSNGLGAGATSAISRCIGAGDTKRVNNSAIHAIILTLIISLFITFLLEFFLKDLLLMLGAKTTLNLSLIYGRIVFVGTIFMLFTGSAYGILRGEGDTKRTMYAMMVSAIINMILDPILIYSLGMGIAGAAWATLASQFIVSAVIIYWFFHKKDTFTSLSWKYFKADFQVAKSILEVALPASVEFLVISMGTAILNIIFVAVAGTDAVAIYSAGWRVVMIGFVPLISIGAGTITVAGVAYGARKYKNLSIAHSYSIKIGMLVAIATSILTFILAPYISMIFTYSPQTSHLSPLITEFLRTMCLFYIFIPPGLMSNSIFQGMGKGTTSLILTIIRQLLFIVIFAYILAIIFNLGQKGAWWGIVAGDIVGSTIAYLWARIYINRLQRIGSA; encoded by the coding sequence TTGAATGAAAAAAGCAAAAGTACAGCGGGTGTTGATCTCATCACTGGAGATCCTAAAAAGGCCATTTTGAAATTGTCAAGTCACCTTGTCGTTGCCATGCTCCTAACATCAACTTATAATTTGATAGATGCTATTTGGGTTTCTGGCCTAGGAGGAAGTGCCCTTGCAGCTATTGGATTTGTCACGCCACTCTATATGGTGCTTGTTGGCCTTTCAAATGGTCTTGGTGCTGGTGCAACATCAGCCATTTCCAGGTGCATAGGGGCTGGTGACACAAAAAGAGTGAACAACAGTGCAATACATGCTATAATACTCACACTTATAATCTCACTTTTTATAACATTTTTGTTAGAATTTTTCTTAAAGGATCTGCTTTTAATGTTAGGAGCAAAGACTACGCTTAATCTTTCCCTTATCTATGGCCGTATAGTATTTGTCGGGACAATTTTCATGTTATTTACTGGTTCTGCCTATGGGATCCTGAGGGGTGAGGGTGACACCAAAAGAACAATGTATGCCATGATGGTATCAGCTATAATCAACATGATACTGGATCCTATCCTTATCTATTCCCTTGGGATGGGTATTGCAGGAGCGGCATGGGCAACCCTGGCATCCCAATTTATTGTATCGGCTGTTATAATATACTGGTTCTTTCACAAGAAAGATACTTTCACAAGTTTGTCATGGAAGTATTTCAAAGCAGACTTCCAGGTCGCTAAATCCATTCTAGAAGTTGCATTACCAGCCAGTGTAGAATTTTTGGTGATTTCAATGGGCACAGCCATCTTGAATATAATATTTGTTGCAGTCGCTGGAACAGATGCAGTAGCGATCTATTCTGCCGGTTGGAGGGTTGTGATGATAGGCTTCGTACCCCTCATATCAATCGGCGCGGGTACCATTACAGTTGCTGGAGTGGCATATGGAGCCAGAAAATATAAGAACCTTTCAATAGCCCATAGTTATTCTATAAAAATAGGCATGCTCGTAGCAATAGCTACAAGTATCTTAACTTTCATACTTGCACCTTATATTTCAATGATATTCACATATTCTCCACAGACAAGCCACCTATCCCCCCTTATAACAGAATTCCTCAGGACAATGTGCCTATTCTATATCTTCATACCCCCAGGGCTCATGTCAAACTCCATATTCCAGGGTATGGGAAAAGGAACAACCTCACTAATATTAACGATAATAAGACAATTACTCTTCATAGTCATATTCGCATATATACTAGCCATAATCTTTAACCTTGGCCAAAAGGGGGCATGGTGGGGTATAGTCGCAGGAGACATAGTAGGAAGCACAATAGCCTATCTCTGGGCCCGAATTTACATAAACAGATTACAAAGAATTGGCTCGGCTTAA